In one window of Candidatus Sulfuricurvum sp. RIFRC-1 DNA:
- the cobA gene encoding uroporphyrinogen-III C-methyltransferase produces MTKILQPISAESHYSFSARKGKVYLVGCGLGDVEQLTLKAYRIIREAQIVLYDNLISKEILDLIPPETRKLYVGKPKKSHSITQERINHLIADYADQGYSVARLKSGDPYIFGRGAEEALYLLERGYNVDVIAGISSSVSGPACAGIPPTARGYATSFSVVSAHLKEGKFNADWLPLLKLSNHTTVVLMGLSIARKIKTSAYAIGVPHNLPVAIVSNASRPEQESIITTLAGLERAAKNVDGPAVIVFGNVVKLYGKLPQYQRQEVPII; encoded by the coding sequence ATGACCAAAATATTACAACCGATTTCGGCCGAATCACATTATTCATTTTCGGCGAGAAAAGGAAAAGTATATCTCGTAGGCTGCGGCTTGGGAGATGTTGAACAGTTGACACTCAAAGCGTATCGGATTATCCGTGAAGCTCAGATTGTTTTGTATGATAATCTCATAAGTAAAGAGATTTTAGATTTGATCCCACCTGAAACACGGAAACTCTATGTAGGAAAACCAAAAAAATCTCATAGTATTACCCAAGAGCGGATCAATCATTTAATAGCGGATTATGCTGATCAGGGATACAGCGTTGCACGCTTAAAAAGCGGTGATCCCTACATTTTCGGACGGGGAGCGGAAGAAGCGCTTTATTTACTGGAGAGAGGCTACAACGTTGATGTGATCGCTGGGATATCTTCCTCAGTAAGCGGACCTGCCTGTGCCGGTATTCCTCCGACCGCGAGAGGATACGCTACCAGTTTTTCGGTAGTATCGGCGCATTTGAAGGAGGGTAAATTTAATGCCGATTGGCTGCCGTTGTTAAAACTCTCTAACCATACCACGGTTGTGTTGATGGGGCTGAGTATTGCACGAAAGATTAAAACGTCGGCGTATGCGATCGGAGTTCCCCATAATCTGCCGGTAGCGATCGTATCGAACGCTTCGCGCCCTGAACAAGAAAGTATTATAACGACCTTGGCAGGATTGGAACGAGCCGCTAAGAATGTCGATGGTCCGGCGGTGATTGTGTTTGGCAATGTAGTTAAACTTTACGGAAAACTGCCGCAGTATCAACGTCAGGAAGTTCCGATTATATAA
- a CDS encoding polysaccharide deacetylase family protein, whose protein sequence is MKKLLIILLTLGPIVLFTGCISHYCIRGDSPRLDANLTHFLHQWRDNTTAPIRDGNYTHIYLNGDGSQGKKLALTFDDSPDENNTDKVLDILKFYHVKASFFMIGAPMVDQNITVTKRVFDEGHLVLNHSFTHPHFSKIDKERIVDELNATSHRIENITGKHPLLFRPPYGSINQEVMDTINDQGYTTILWSLDSLDWALQDKDAITENVITHVQNGDIILMHSSRANHASVEALPGIIEQLQSKGYTFLRLDDMLGIKAYR, encoded by the coding sequence ATGAAAAAACTGCTGATTATTCTCCTCACCCTCGGACCTATTGTTCTTTTTACCGGGTGTATTTCTCACTACTGCATTCGAGGCGATTCTCCCCGGCTGGATGCAAACCTCACACACTTTTTACACCAATGGCGCGATAATACAACGGCTCCGATCCGTGATGGGAACTACACCCATATTTATCTGAACGGAGATGGTTCACAGGGAAAAAAATTGGCTCTCACGTTTGATGATTCTCCGGATGAGAACAATACCGACAAAGTTTTGGATATTCTCAAATTCTACCACGTCAAAGCGAGCTTTTTTATGATCGGTGCACCGATGGTCGATCAGAATATTACCGTCACAAAACGGGTGTTTGATGAGGGGCATTTGGTACTGAACCACAGTTTCACACATCCCCATTTTAGTAAGATCGATAAAGAAAGAATCGTAGATGAACTCAATGCAACATCCCATCGGATCGAAAACATTACCGGAAAACATCCCCTCCTCTTTCGTCCGCCGTACGGTTCGATCAACCAAGAGGTAATGGATACGATCAATGATCAAGGATATACAACGATTCTTTGGTCCCTTGATTCACTCGACTGGGCACTCCAAGATAAAGATGCTATTACCGAAAATGTGATTACCCATGTGCAAAACGGAGATATTATCCTGATGCACAGCAGTCGTGCCAATCATGCGAGCGTCGAAGCACTCCCGGGTATCATCGAACAGCTCCAAAGCAAAGGCTATACGTTCCTACGTCTCGATGATATGCTGGGGATTAAAGCGTACCGATAA
- a CDS encoding nitrite/sulfite reductase, which yields MANETKAERIERIKREKDGLEVIADIYRYALTGEVIDPEDIDRFKWYGIYTQNRNLQEADDTTQYYMLRVKLEGGSLTSKQVEVLGKISVEFARESGDLTTRQDIQFHWLKIEDFPEILERLSSVGLSVVGASGDCPRNIVSCPVNGIDHAQIDDVRDVVVALNNLYRGNPDFSNLPRKFKIGVSGCNKHCIQHEVQDLAFTAVKNGDELRFSVSVGGGQASNRRIADHIGYVKRRDIVKIAEAVARIYRDAGRRDNRSKARLGHLIDDWGVERFVAELEKESRVELERYDTAPFTPYPRRTHFGVASTIRKGYNTIGCALTSGRIKGEHLLKLGRILDFYGAEGITLTTTQNFVILNVHSDVTEPMLDTLQAVGFHPHPSVFEARTLACTGLNFCKFAVSETKDLAIEVVNYLNGKFPDFDEPVSISINGCPNSCAHPHIVDLGFVGAIVKRGDERLKGFDLIVGGHLEGEQSRFAVKTGVKVSADEVAPLIETLIHEFETSKSVDFGNFLLEKYAHESVIPSIP from the coding sequence ATGGCGAATGAAACAAAAGCTGAACGAATTGAGCGTATTAAACGCGAGAAAGATGGATTGGAAGTCATCGCCGACATTTATCGATATGCTTTAACCGGCGAGGTGATTGATCCTGAAGATATTGATCGTTTTAAATGGTATGGAATTTATACCCAAAACCGTAATCTTCAGGAAGCGGATGATACTACTCAGTATTATATGCTGCGTGTGAAGCTTGAGGGAGGGAGTTTAACCTCTAAACAAGTTGAAGTTTTAGGAAAAATCTCCGTTGAATTTGCCCGTGAAAGCGGTGATTTGACGACCCGACAGGATATTCAGTTTCATTGGCTGAAAATAGAAGATTTCCCTGAAATATTGGAACGTCTCTCCAGTGTTGGACTGAGTGTGGTCGGTGCATCGGGAGATTGCCCGCGTAATATTGTGAGTTGTCCGGTGAATGGAATTGATCACGCTCAGATCGATGATGTCCGTGATGTGGTGGTTGCATTGAACAACCTGTATCGGGGAAATCCCGATTTTTCGAATTTACCTCGTAAATTCAAAATTGGTGTCAGCGGGTGTAATAAACATTGTATTCAGCACGAAGTGCAGGATCTGGCATTTACCGCTGTCAAAAACGGTGATGAGCTCCGATTCAGCGTAAGCGTCGGAGGTGGACAGGCGAGTAATCGACGTATTGCCGATCATATCGGTTATGTGAAACGTCGTGATATTGTCAAGATCGCCGAAGCGGTTGCCCGTATCTATCGGGATGCAGGTAGACGTGACAATCGAAGCAAAGCCCGTTTGGGTCATTTGATTGATGATTGGGGTGTTGAACGCTTTGTTGCTGAACTGGAAAAAGAATCCCGTGTAGAGTTGGAGCGTTACGATACGGCACCTTTTACACCGTATCCGCGACGCACTCATTTCGGTGTTGCCTCTACGATACGTAAAGGGTATAACACGATAGGGTGTGCATTGACCAGCGGACGGATCAAGGGTGAACACCTGTTGAAACTCGGACGTATCTTGGATTTTTACGGTGCTGAGGGGATAACGCTGACAACGACACAAAATTTTGTGATCCTGAACGTCCATTCCGATGTAACGGAACCGATGCTCGATACCCTGCAGGCGGTGGGATTTCATCCTCACCCGAGTGTTTTTGAAGCACGAACGTTGGCATGTACGGGATTGAATTTTTGTAAGTTTGCGGTGAGTGAGACAAAAGATTTGGCGATTGAGGTGGTGAATTATCTGAATGGTAAATTCCCCGATTTTGACGAACCGGTGAGTATCAGCATTAACGGCTGTCCAAACTCGTGTGCCCATCCGCACATCGTAGATTTGGGATTTGTCGGAGCAATCGTAAAACGGGGTGATGAACGTCTCAAGGGTTTCGATTTAATTGTCGGGGGGCATCTTGAAGGTGAACAAAGCCGTTTTGCCGTAAAAACGGGGGTCAAAGTTTCTGCCGATGAGGTTGCACCGCTTATTGAAACATTGATCCATGAGTTTGAAACCAGTAAGAGTGTCGATTTTGGAAATTTTTTATTGGAGAAATACGCACATGAATCAGTTATTCCGTCCATTCCTTGA
- a CDS encoding YjgN family protein, producing MSIPKSYPFIFTGSGGEYFRIWIVNLALTIITLGIYSAWAKVRTNRWFYGHTLLDNTPFSYLATPMQILKGRLVAAALLIAYTITSSVAPMIAGLIMLGIMIASPWIIVMALRFASRQSAYRGLKFNFIGTVGEAAIVYLLLPVLSFVSLGLALPYTAYRQVKFLASNYVYGETPATYDGSLKPFWGVYLIALGLLFIPMGIFAYGIFSAYQLSTMGMPKELIITAISSLILVGLISFYLIIPILIAFIQARKANLFYNHLVLGTVRFNSTQRARDLIWIYISNLILIAVTFGLFIPFAAVRLARYRSEHLNLLSDDLGAFATQARENISALGGEISDLFDMDIGIA from the coding sequence ATGAGTATCCCAAAAAGTTATCCCTTTATTTTCACCGGTTCCGGGGGTGAATATTTCCGTATTTGGATCGTCAACCTCGCATTGACGATCATCACTCTCGGCATCTATTCCGCATGGGCAAAAGTACGAACCAATCGATGGTTTTACGGGCATACGTTGCTGGACAATACCCCGTTTTCATATCTGGCGACACCGATGCAAATCCTCAAAGGGCGACTGGTTGCCGCCGCTCTTTTGATTGCCTACACCATCACCAGCTCTGTTGCACCGATGATTGCAGGTTTGATTATGCTGGGTATTATGATCGCTTCACCCTGGATTATCGTTATGGCATTGCGTTTTGCATCCCGTCAAAGTGCTTATCGCGGATTGAAGTTTAACTTTATCGGGACCGTCGGCGAAGCGGCTATCGTCTATTTACTCCTCCCTGTTCTTTCCTTTGTGAGTCTTGGTCTGGCCCTCCCCTACACGGCGTATCGTCAAGTAAAATTCTTGGCCTCAAACTATGTCTACGGAGAAACACCGGCAACGTACGATGGGTCATTAAAGCCGTTTTGGGGTGTCTATCTAATCGCTCTTGGGTTGCTCTTTATTCCAATGGGGATTTTCGCCTACGGTATCTTCAGTGCCTATCAACTCTCAACGATGGGAATGCCGAAAGAGCTTATCATCACGGCAATCAGTTCGCTGATTCTCGTCGGACTCATCTCTTTTTACCTTATTATTCCTATCCTTATCGCTTTTATCCAAGCCCGAAAAGCCAACCTTTTTTACAACCATCTCGTCTTGGGAACGGTCCGTTTTAACTCAACACAACGCGCACGCGATCTGATCTGGATTTATATCTCCAATCTGATCCTTATTGCTGTTACCTTCGGGCTTTTTATCCCGTTTGCCGCTGTCCGCCTCGCCCGTTACCGATCAGAGCATTTGAACCTTCTCTCGGATGATTTAGGCGCTTTTGCTACCCAAGCACGTGAGAACATAAGTGCCCTCGGCGGAGAGATCTCCGATCTGTTCGATATGGATATCGGTATCGCATGA
- a CDS encoding ABC transporter ATP-binding protein, with protein MNAIDTAIDVRGLNKYFGDKHVVKDLSLTVNRGEILGFLGPNGSGKTTAIRMLCGLLTPDSGEGHCLGYDITTQSDAIKREVGYMTQKFSYWEDLSIRENLDFVARVYELANRKHIVDEALETLGLTSRSSQLARSLSGGWKQRLALAACMLRHPKLLLLDEPTAGVDPSARRDFWEELHQLAAQGVSVLISTHYMDEAERCHKLAYIAYGNLLAQGSAQSIIERQRLFTYEIMGDRLMDISKSLEKHSAIEQTVIFGSTLHVSGKNPQAIEEVLSAEHYKSIPTSLEDVFIYLMKQTHDNYGETRDTL; from the coding sequence TTGAACGCCATTGACACTGCAATCGACGTTCGAGGTCTGAACAAATATTTTGGCGACAAGCACGTCGTTAAAGATTTATCGCTTACGGTCAATCGCGGAGAAATCCTCGGATTTTTAGGGCCCAACGGAAGTGGAAAAACAACCGCTATTCGGATGCTGTGCGGGTTACTGACCCCTGATAGCGGTGAGGGTCACTGTCTGGGCTATGACATCACGACCCAAAGCGATGCAATCAAACGGGAAGTAGGATATATGACCCAAAAATTCTCCTACTGGGAAGATTTAAGTATCCGCGAAAACCTCGATTTTGTTGCACGGGTGTACGAACTCGCCAACCGTAAACACATCGTTGACGAAGCACTCGAAACGCTCGGACTTACCTCCCGTTCCTCCCAGCTGGCACGTTCTCTCTCAGGAGGATGGAAACAACGTCTAGCACTTGCAGCCTGCATGCTACGCCATCCTAAACTCTTGCTGCTTGACGAACCCACGGCCGGGGTAGATCCCAGTGCACGACGCGATTTTTGGGAAGAGCTGCATCAACTCGCCGCTCAAGGGGTTTCAGTACTCATCAGTACCCACTACATGGATGAAGCAGAGCGATGCCATAAACTCGCTTATATCGCGTACGGAAATCTCCTCGCACAGGGAAGTGCCCAAAGCATTATTGAACGCCAAAGACTTTTTACCTATGAAATTATGGGTGATCGGTTGATGGATATTTCAAAATCGCTTGAAAAGCACTCTGCCATCGAGCAAACCGTTATTTTCGGATCAACCCTGCATGTCAGCGGAAAAAATCCTCAAGCGATCGAAGAAGTACTGAGTGCAGAACACTATAAATCCATACCAACCTCTTTGGAAGATGTCTTTATTTATCTCATGAAACAGACGCATGATAATTACGGAGAGACTCGTGATACCCTTTAA
- a CDS encoding M48 family metallopeptidase, which produces MIEFAGEYYDGKTSRLYPAIITVYETILTLKCADFSLDIPLSNVTIDPTVGSARTVIHLSDNAEIHSSDRDAIRRLEITLKSATPENLARHLENKLLYAAAALIVTVAIIASLLRWGLPSLAQYAATVFPTDTEAKIGAETLETLDELYLNPTTLTVHRQKELLEHLKLICTTQECPPFELLFRNSTTIGANAFALPGNKLIITDQLIDKAKHDEEIMAVLAHELGHVKQKHIVRMMLQSIGSGVILVMVTGDISNYSDLAAGIPAILLQQGYSRDMEDEADTFALETLLKAHIPPHRFSDILMRIDPDTNTSSTLFSSHPDTKERVKAFSR; this is translated from the coding sequence ATGATAGAGTTCGCAGGGGAATATTATGACGGGAAAACCTCCCGTCTTTATCCGGCAATTATCACGGTCTATGAGACGATTCTCACCCTAAAATGTGCCGATTTTAGCCTTGATATACCCCTGTCGAATGTTACTATCGATCCAACGGTCGGAAGCGCACGCACGGTTATTCATCTTTCGGATAATGCAGAGATCCACAGCAGCGATAGGGATGCGATTCGACGTTTGGAAATAACATTAAAATCTGCTACACCCGAAAATCTTGCCCGCCATCTCGAAAACAAGCTCCTCTATGCGGCAGCTGCACTGATAGTGACGGTGGCAATTATCGCCTCATTATTACGCTGGGGACTCCCCTCGCTCGCCCAATACGCCGCGACCGTATTTCCAACCGATACAGAAGCGAAAATAGGGGCTGAAACATTAGAGACACTCGATGAACTCTATCTTAATCCAACGACATTAACCGTCCATCGACAAAAAGAACTGTTAGAGCATCTCAAACTCATTTGTACGACACAAGAGTGTCCGCCCTTCGAGCTTTTATTTCGGAACAGCACAACCATCGGAGCAAATGCTTTTGCGCTTCCGGGAAATAAACTCATCATTACCGATCAGCTTATTGACAAAGCCAAACACGATGAAGAGATCATGGCCGTCTTAGCTCATGAACTGGGACACGTCAAACAAAAGCATATTGTACGAATGATGCTTCAATCCATCGGTTCGGGAGTTATTTTGGTCATGGTGACCGGTGATATCAGTAATTATTCCGATCTTGCCGCAGGGATTCCGGCGATATTGCTCCAACAGGGGTATTCACGTGATATGGAGGATGAAGCTGACACATTCGCCCTTGAAACACTCCTAAAAGCGCATATACCTCCGCACCGCTTTAGTGATATTCTCATGCGAATCGATCCAGACACCAACACGTCATCAACACTCTTTTCAAGTCATCCCGATACCAAAGAGCGGGTTAAAGCCTTTTCCCGTTAG
- a CDS encoding ABC transporter permease encodes MIPFNAFSFKRWWAIVLKEFLQLKRDRVTFAMMVVLPIIQLALFGFAINTDPKHLPTAVVSYDKSEFTRTLLSSMQTSEYFAIDTQITNPQDAQDALQKGEIQFILTIPPGFTQKLLRGEKPSILLEADATDPITISIALLSIEGIAEQVVKKDLTGSLSGLWSQKKPFDIRVHRLYNPNGINQYNIIPGLMGTVMTMTLTMMTALAITRERERGTMENLLATPARPLEIMTGKIIPYVFIGLIQASLILFASHFVFDVPFNGSIILAYSVALLFIAVNLTIGITISSLAQNMLQALQLTIFYFLPSILLSGFMFPFSGMPTWAQHIGEILPLTYFNRLIRGIVLKNNDFAMLWPNIWPLIIIALVMMTLAVKFYKKTLD; translated from the coding sequence GTGATACCCTTTAATGCTTTCAGTTTCAAACGTTGGTGGGCAATCGTGCTTAAAGAGTTTTTACAGCTCAAACGCGATCGTGTGACGTTTGCCATGATGGTGGTTTTACCCATCATCCAGCTTGCACTGTTCGGATTCGCGATCAACACCGATCCCAAACATCTCCCAACCGCCGTCGTCTCTTATGATAAGAGCGAATTTACCCGTACATTACTCTCATCGATGCAGACATCTGAATATTTTGCCATTGATACCCAGATTACAAATCCCCAAGATGCCCAAGACGCCCTGCAAAAAGGGGAAATCCAGTTTATCCTCACCATCCCTCCGGGTTTCACCCAAAAGCTTCTAAGAGGCGAAAAACCCTCTATTCTCCTCGAAGCCGATGCGACTGACCCTATCACAATTTCCATTGCCCTGTTGTCAATCGAAGGGATCGCCGAGCAGGTGGTTAAAAAAGATTTAACGGGATCTTTATCAGGACTTTGGTCTCAAAAAAAACCGTTTGATATACGGGTCCATCGCCTCTATAATCCCAATGGTATCAATCAGTACAATATCATTCCGGGGCTCATGGGAACCGTTATGACCATGACCCTCACCATGATGACAGCACTTGCTATCACTCGCGAACGTGAACGCGGTACGATGGAAAATCTCCTTGCCACCCCCGCACGACCGCTGGAGATTATGACAGGAAAGATTATCCCGTATGTCTTTATCGGGCTTATCCAAGCCTCCTTGATCTTATTCGCTTCCCATTTTGTATTCGACGTCCCCTTTAACGGTTCGATTATTTTAGCCTATAGTGTTGCTCTGCTCTTCATTGCCGTCAATCTCACGATCGGTATCACCATCTCTTCTTTGGCGCAAAATATGCTGCAGGCGTTACAGCTGACAATCTTCTATTTTCTCCCCAGTATTCTCCTCTCAGGCTTCATGTTTCCCTTCTCCGGAATGCCGACATGGGCACAGCATATCGGCGAGATACTTCCACTCACTTACTTCAACCGTCTGATTAGAGGTATCGTCCTCAAAAACAACGATTTTGCGATGCTTTGGCCTAATATTTGGCCGTTGATCATCATTGCTTTGGTGATGATGACGCTTGCCGTCAAGTTTTACAAAAAGACCCTCGATTAA
- a CDS encoding HlyD family efflux transporter periplasmic adaptor subunit: MKTTTLLFLLPLFIFGGCQKADTQTYNGYAEGEYINIASTQSGKLDKLFVKRGDQVSLHSNLFALECDSELLALQQAAADLSAAEATLKDYQKGSRPEEIEVLKAQLSQALANADNAAIQLNRNKALYPANAVSKTQLDDSEALAKTTAAKVKELKNTVDVAKLSKRLDQITAQKARIEQLTSAVALAQWKVDEKGVKSRYNALVFDTLYREGEFVPLGGIIIRLLPPENIKIRFFVPQNIAESLRIGHGVAIISRNDGKKISAKVTYISPEAEFTPPIIYSNETKDKLTYMIEAYPDRIDAPFLHPGQPVEVSLERH; this comes from the coding sequence ATGAAAACGACAACACTCCTTTTTCTCCTCCCTCTTTTCATCTTTGGCGGATGCCAAAAAGCAGACACACAAACATATAACGGATATGCCGAAGGGGAGTATATCAATATCGCCTCAACCCAAAGCGGCAAACTCGATAAACTTTTCGTTAAACGGGGAGATCAAGTATCTCTTCATTCCAATCTTTTTGCTTTGGAATGCGATAGCGAGCTATTGGCACTGCAGCAAGCTGCTGCTGATCTCTCTGCGGCGGAAGCAACCCTCAAAGATTATCAAAAAGGGTCACGCCCCGAAGAGATCGAAGTACTCAAGGCTCAACTCTCTCAAGCACTCGCCAATGCGGACAATGCCGCTATACAACTCAACCGAAATAAAGCACTCTATCCCGCCAATGCCGTCTCAAAAACTCAACTCGATGATTCCGAAGCTCTGGCAAAAACGACTGCCGCTAAGGTCAAAGAACTCAAAAATACGGTGGACGTGGCGAAACTTTCCAAACGTCTCGATCAAATCACCGCACAAAAAGCCCGTATAGAGCAGCTTACATCAGCAGTCGCACTGGCGCAATGGAAAGTGGATGAAAAAGGGGTGAAATCACGCTATAACGCGCTGGTTTTCGACACACTCTACCGCGAAGGGGAATTCGTCCCTCTGGGAGGAATCATCATTAGACTCCTCCCACCCGAAAACATAAAAATCCGTTTTTTTGTTCCTCAAAATATCGCGGAATCCCTCCGAATCGGCCATGGAGTAGCGATTATTTCCCGCAATGACGGGAAAAAGATCAGCGCCAAAGTCACCTATATCTCTCCCGAAGCGGAATTTACACCTCCGATTATCTACAGCAACGAGACCAAAGATAAACTCACCTATATGATCGAAGCGTATCCTGATCGGATCGATGCACCGTTCCTCCATCCGGGTCAGCCTGTGGAAGTCTCACTTGAACGCCATTGA
- a CDS encoding Rrf2 family transcriptional regulator, with protein MAGISTKGSYGLAAMYELALHYGQGHLQIRDIAEKANIPQNYLEQILATLRKEGLIQSIRGAGGGYLLAKSPNTISVFDILIALEGELCNPSDERLQPILHLYWNRIRDDMRGVFNETLQDLVDQGNALDQQSMYFI; from the coding sequence GTGGCAGGTATTTCGACAAAAGGGAGCTATGGCCTTGCAGCCATGTATGAGTTAGCACTTCATTACGGGCAAGGCCATCTTCAAATTCGTGATATTGCTGAAAAAGCCAATATCCCCCAAAATTATCTGGAACAAATCCTTGCAACATTGCGTAAAGAGGGGTTGATTCAAAGTATACGGGGAGCCGGCGGAGGCTATTTACTGGCTAAATCTCCAAATACCATCTCAGTATTTGATATCTTAATCGCGTTGGAAGGGGAGTTGTGCAACCCATCGGACGAACGATTGCAACCGATTTTGCATCTGTATTGGAATCGTATCCGAGATGATATGAGAGGTGTTTTTAACGAAACACTCCAAGATCTCGTCGATCAAGGCAATGCACTCGATCAACAATCAATGTATTTTATATAA
- a CDS encoding aminotransferase class V-fold PLP-dependent enzyme, with product MNQLFRPFLEEGDKYAQLGRNTIGVHKKTYFDFTASGLAYEPIEARVREVLETYANTHSKEASMAARTDRYYRQAREHLKTLLGLDSSFALMPCGCGATGAVKRLQEILGLYIPPATRARYRSLPPVNEMPLVIVGPYEHHSNEISYREALCETVRIGLNVKGLVDLEQLEEILEENKDRELIGSFCIASNVTGTITPYGEISAILRRYGAIVCFDAAASSPYLNIPCELYDAMFYSPHKLLGGPGSCGLLAIRKNLFDADAKPTFAGGGTVRYVSRTSHYFIDGVEDREDAGTPGILQLIRAALAYQLRNELGFEWIAERKKSLYGRFIEGLKEIEGATCYGCRKAENIGIVSFNVKGIDPYALCALLSESKGFQTRAGCSCAGPYGHDLLGLEDDTPFQARPGWLRISIHYSQDIEDIDALLEAIKKSIKRLG from the coding sequence ATGAATCAGTTATTCCGTCCATTCCTTGAAGAGGGTGATAAATACGCCCAATTAGGGCGAAATACGATTGGTGTCCATAAAAAAACCTATTTCGATTTTACGGCGTCGGGTTTGGCGTATGAACCAATCGAAGCACGGGTTCGGGAAGTGCTTGAAACGTATGCGAATACCCATTCTAAAGAGGCATCAATGGCCGCACGGACGGATCGTTATTACCGTCAGGCGAGAGAGCATTTAAAAACCTTATTGGGGTTGGACAGTTCATTTGCCTTGATGCCGTGTGGATGCGGTGCTACGGGAGCGGTGAAACGGCTGCAGGAAATTTTGGGACTTTATATCCCTCCGGCAACACGTGCACGTTATCGTTCATTGCCGCCTGTCAATGAAATGCCGTTGGTGATTGTCGGACCGTATGAACACCATTCCAATGAGATCAGCTATCGTGAAGCACTTTGTGAAACGGTACGGATCGGATTGAATGTAAAAGGATTGGTGGATCTTGAGCAGCTTGAAGAAATTTTGGAAGAGAACAAAGATCGAGAGCTTATCGGGTCGTTTTGTATCGCATCCAATGTGACCGGAACGATTACCCCTTATGGAGAGATCTCGGCAATACTTCGACGTTACGGAGCTATTGTCTGCTTTGATGCGGCAGCTTCGTCACCGTATCTGAATATACCGTGCGAGCTTTATGATGCGATGTTTTATTCACCGCATAAGCTTTTAGGCGGACCGGGATCATGCGGTTTATTGGCAATCCGAAAAAATCTTTTCGATGCAGATGCCAAACCTACCTTTGCCGGTGGTGGCACGGTACGCTATGTTAGCCGTACCAGCCACTATTTTATTGATGGTGTCGAAGATCGTGAAGATGCAGGAACACCGGGGATATTACAGCTTATTCGCGCAGCTTTGGCGTATCAGCTTCGTAACGAACTCGGATTTGAGTGGATAGCGGAACGTAAAAAAAGCTTGTATGGGCGTTTTATCGAAGGATTAAAAGAGATTGAGGGCGCGACCTGTTACGGCTGTCGAAAGGCAGAAAATATAGGGATTGTCTCATTTAACGTAAAAGGGATTGATCCGTACGCCTTGTGTGCGCTTCTCTCGGAATCAAAAGGGTTTCAAACACGTGCGGGATGTTCGTGTGCCGGACCTTACGGACATGATTTATTAGGACTGGAGGATGATACACCCTTCCAAGCGCGGCCGGGTTGGTTGCGTATCAGTATCCATTATTCGCAGGATATAGAAGATATCGATGCGTTATTGGAAGCAATTAAAAAATCGATAAAGAGGCTCGGATGA